A region from the Halobacillus mangrovi genome encodes:
- the queF gene encoding preQ(1) synthase — MPGRKEDDLNLSLLGNQNNEYSFQYDPAVLETFDNQHPNRDYFVKFNCPEFTTLCPKTRQPDFATIYISYIPDKKMVESKSLKLYLFSFRNHGDFHEDSVNTIMNDLIELMDPRYIEVWGKFTPRGGISIDPYCNYGKPGTKFEQMADHRMMNHDMYPETIDNR, encoded by the coding sequence ATGCCTGGCCGTAAAGAAGATGACTTAAATCTATCCCTTCTAGGGAATCAAAATAATGAATATTCGTTTCAGTATGATCCTGCCGTTCTTGAAACGTTTGATAACCAGCACCCTAATCGAGACTATTTCGTTAAATTTAATTGCCCTGAGTTTACGACTCTATGTCCGAAAACGAGACAGCCGGATTTCGCTACCATTTATATCAGCTACATTCCGGATAAGAAGATGGTTGAAAGCAAGTCTCTGAAGCTCTATTTATTCAGCTTTCGCAATCATGGAGACTTCCATGAAGACAGCGTCAATACTATTATGAATGATCTGATCGAATTGATGGACCCTCGATACATTGAAGTGTGGGGTAAATTCACTCCAAGAGGCGGCATTTCTATCGACCCTTATTGCAACTACGGAAAGCCGGGGACGAAATTTGAACAAATGGCAGACCATCGCATGATGAATCATGATATGTATCCAGAAACGATTGATAACCGCTGA
- a CDS encoding aminoglycoside N(3)-acetyltransferase, whose amino-acid sequence MSEKKVIEQTATPQTLESLKQNLYNLGIKKGDIILVHASMKAIGWTSGGPQAVIQALIDTITKEGTLVFQTHSPTLSDPFEWENPPVPEEWHETIRNTMPAFDPDKTPSTYLGVLPELFRKFPGVSRSYHPAFSISAWGKEAERMTERHELSYPLSDTSPLGQAYEREAKILLLGVGYDSNTSFHLSEYRSHVRKEKTRGAPLAEEGKTQWLTYADVDIDDEPFEKIGAEFEQAYVVQKGKVGNADASLFSMRESVDFATKWLKTNLSSQ is encoded by the coding sequence TTGAGCGAGAAAAAGGTCATTGAGCAAACGGCCACGCCTCAAACCTTAGAAAGCCTGAAACAAAACTTATATAACTTAGGTATAAAGAAAGGAGATATCATTCTCGTCCACGCTTCCATGAAAGCGATCGGTTGGACAAGCGGAGGACCGCAAGCTGTCATCCAAGCCTTAATAGACACCATTACAAAGGAAGGAACGTTAGTGTTCCAAACTCATTCACCGACGCTCTCAGATCCTTTCGAATGGGAGAACCCACCTGTACCAGAGGAATGGCATGAAACAATAAGAAATACGATGCCTGCATTCGATCCAGATAAGACTCCTTCTACCTATCTAGGCGTACTTCCTGAATTGTTTCGTAAGTTTCCAGGTGTTTCCCGCAGTTATCACCCTGCTTTTTCTATATCAGCCTGGGGGAAAGAAGCTGAGCGAATGACAGAAAGACACGAATTGTCTTATCCTTTGAGCGACACATCTCCACTCGGTCAAGCCTATGAGAGAGAGGCAAAAATCTTGTTACTTGGCGTAGGATACGATTCGAACACTAGCTTTCATTTATCGGAATACCGCTCCCATGTGCGTAAAGAAAAGACAAGAGGTGCTCCGTTAGCGGAAGAAGGGAAGACACAATGGCTCACCTACGCGGATGTCGATATTGATGATGAGCCTTTTGAAAAAATCGGCGCAGAATTCGAACAAGCTTACGTGGTCCAAAAAGGGAAAGTAGGGAATGCAGATGCCAGTCTATTTTCCATGCGAGAATCTGTTGATTTCGCTACTAAATGGTTAAAAACGAACCTTTCTTCACAATAA
- the aldA gene encoding aldehyde dehydrogenase gives MKEHQLYINGEYTASTGNEWIDIINPATEEVISKTPKGTKEDVDRAVQAAVEAQKGWELTPNIERGKIVRQLGDRIEENRATFIDLLQEEQGKDYELASGEVDLAIDYFRYMSEWARRIEGEIVPSDRANENIFIYKKPIGVVGGIVPWNFPVFILARKVATALVTGCTIVLKPSQQTPNTAMEFTKIIHSMEEIPKGVYNVVTGTGSEIGNALASHKNVHMISMTGSVPAGTKVMEAAAQNITKVNLELGGKAPAIVTANADLDVAAENITTSRLANNGQACTNAERVYVHESVADELIEKLRHRFESLTIGDPRENKDADVGPLVSKDRLEEVEQMVKEAVNAGAKVEIGGERPDLEKGFFFKPTILTNVEHDMDIMQEEIFGPVIPVTTFKTLDEAIEKGNDTDYGLSSSVYTENMHEAMRVVNELKFGETFVNRENFEAVQGYHAGMRKSGLGGADGKHGMEDFLVTQVVYMQYKNDKQ, from the coding sequence TTGAAGGAACATCAACTCTATATTAATGGTGAATATACAGCATCAACCGGAAACGAATGGATCGATATTATAAATCCAGCGACAGAAGAAGTCATTTCAAAAACACCAAAAGGGACAAAAGAGGATGTAGACCGTGCAGTTCAGGCAGCAGTGGAAGCCCAGAAAGGCTGGGAGTTGACTCCGAACATCGAGCGTGGAAAAATTGTGCGTCAGTTAGGAGATCGAATTGAAGAGAATCGGGCAACCTTCATCGACCTTTTGCAAGAAGAACAAGGGAAAGACTACGAGCTTGCGAGTGGTGAAGTTGATTTAGCTATCGATTATTTCCGCTACATGTCCGAATGGGCACGCCGAATTGAAGGAGAAATCGTTCCCAGTGACCGTGCGAATGAAAACATATTTATCTATAAAAAGCCAATTGGGGTCGTGGGTGGAATCGTTCCATGGAACTTTCCTGTCTTCATATTGGCCAGGAAAGTCGCTACAGCCCTAGTAACTGGCTGTACGATTGTGTTGAAACCAAGTCAGCAGACTCCTAATACGGCTATGGAATTTACTAAGATCATACATTCTATGGAGGAAATCCCTAAAGGTGTGTACAATGTCGTTACCGGAACAGGATCAGAAATAGGAAATGCCCTCGCATCCCATAAAAATGTCCATATGATTTCGATGACAGGGAGTGTCCCTGCAGGTACCAAAGTAATGGAAGCAGCTGCGCAAAACATAACGAAAGTGAACCTGGAGTTAGGAGGTAAGGCTCCTGCCATCGTAACAGCTAACGCAGATCTTGATGTCGCAGCAGAGAACATCACTACTTCAAGGCTGGCAAACAATGGTCAGGCGTGTACGAATGCGGAGAGGGTATATGTCCATGAGAGTGTGGCCGATGAGCTTATTGAAAAATTACGGCATCGCTTTGAATCTCTGACCATTGGAGATCCACGTGAAAATAAGGATGCTGATGTAGGTCCGCTTGTCAGCAAGGATCGCCTGGAAGAAGTCGAACAAATGGTGAAAGAAGCGGTCAATGCAGGAGCGAAAGTAGAAATCGGTGGAGAAAGACCTGATCTTGAGAAAGGCTTCTTTTTCAAACCAACCATTCTAACTAACGTGGAGCATGACATGGATATTATGCAAGAAGAGATCTTTGGACCGGTTATTCCTGTAACAACATTTAAAACTCTTGATGAAGCGATTGAAAAAGGGAATGACACAGACTATGGACTTTCTTCTTCTGTCTATACCGAAAATATGCATGAGGCAATGCGAGTCGTCAATGAATTGAAATTTGGTGAGACGTTCGTAAACCGAGAGAATTTTGAAGCCGTTCAAGGCTATCATGCCGGAATGCGTAAATCCGGCTTAGGTGGTGCAGATGGGAAGCACGGAATGGAAGACTTTCTTGTCACCCAAGTCGTCTATATGCAATATAAAAACGATAAACAATAA
- a CDS encoding YjcZ family sporulation protein — protein sequence MSYGYGGGFALLVVLFILLIIIGASFVGGRGYGY from the coding sequence ATGAGCTACGGATATGGCGGAGGTTTCGCGCTATTAGTTGTCTTGTTCATCCTATTGATCATCATTGGTGCATCTTTTGTAGGTGGCCGTGGATACGGTTATTAA
- a CDS encoding M50 family metallopeptidase — MKMQILIGLVLALLLTQLPIAGKYFAILNTMIHESGHSLMALLTGGEVRRISLLPNTSGTTMTGHSSWVSHVLTSMAGYVFASFFSFLFFYLIVKGQYKWMIYLLLAFLAINLIFWVRNVYGLFWIVTFGAGFIWLLRSGNQTLIQYVLIFLASLVFVEALTSAFEIMWISFVSPLQAGDAANLARATKFIPAPIWGIAFFAQALYFAWLTLRRVFLV, encoded by the coding sequence ATGAAAATGCAAATCCTCATTGGTTTAGTTTTAGCTTTATTGTTGACTCAGCTTCCGATTGCAGGGAAGTATTTCGCTATATTGAATACGATGATCCACGAAAGCGGACATTCCTTGATGGCTTTATTAACAGGAGGGGAAGTAAGGAGAATATCTCTGCTTCCGAATACATCAGGTACAACGATGACCGGTCATTCCTCTTGGGTCAGCCACGTATTAACCAGTATGGCCGGTTATGTATTTGCATCATTTTTTTCGTTCTTGTTTTTCTATCTTATTGTTAAAGGGCAATACAAATGGATGATTTATCTATTGTTAGCTTTCTTAGCCATCAACCTTATTTTTTGGGTGAGGAATGTGTATGGATTGTTTTGGATCGTTACGTTCGGAGCAGGTTTTATATGGTTATTGAGAAGTGGAAATCAAACCTTGATCCAGTACGTATTAATTTTCTTAGCCTCTTTAGTATTCGTCGAAGCTCTAACAAGTGCTTTTGAAATCATGTGGATCAGCTTTGTTTCCCCGTTACAAGCGGGAGACGCTGCAAACTTAGCACGCGCCACAAAATTCATTCCGGCACCGATATGGGGAATCGCCTTTTTTGCTCAAGCTCTATACTTTGCCTGGCTTACTCTCCGACGAGTATTTTTGGTGTGA
- the modA gene encoding molybdate ABC transporter substrate-binding protein, producing the protein MIKKTAPLFLFVLFLFGCASEPEPKTTLTISAAASLTDAIQEIVNTYEETHHVNIRLNFAGSGKLAQQIEHGAPVDLYLSANQAWMNKLEEKKLVEPDSRTDFTSNRIVMIGPKGQEQQGSLEELPSWSTEQQLAIGDPESVPAGTYTKQALQTIQVWSKIQSQLVFSSDVRQVLAYVESGNVGYGFVYASDAQISDQVSVLSTLDPKWHKPIIYPAAILSTSEKKEEAKSFLSYLLSEPSQKILHNYGFQKVDDQ; encoded by the coding sequence ATGATAAAAAAAACAGCTCCCCTATTCTTATTCGTTCTATTTCTATTTGGCTGCGCATCAGAACCAGAACCCAAAACCACACTGACGATCTCTGCTGCAGCAAGCTTAACGGATGCTATTCAAGAAATCGTCAATACATATGAAGAAACCCATCACGTTAACATCAGACTGAATTTTGCAGGATCAGGTAAATTAGCTCAACAAATCGAGCATGGAGCACCTGTAGACCTTTACTTGTCAGCCAATCAAGCTTGGATGAACAAGCTTGAAGAAAAAAAACTTGTCGAACCCGATTCACGGACTGATTTTACATCAAATCGTATCGTAATGATCGGGCCAAAAGGTCAAGAACAACAGGGATCGCTTGAAGAGCTTCCCTCCTGGTCTACGGAACAACAGCTGGCTATTGGAGATCCAGAAAGTGTGCCTGCTGGTACTTATACGAAACAAGCCCTCCAAACGATTCAAGTTTGGAGTAAAATCCAAAGCCAGCTTGTCTTTTCTAGTGATGTCAGACAAGTGCTTGCTTATGTCGAATCAGGAAACGTAGGATATGGATTTGTCTATGCAAGTGACGCACAGATATCAGATCAGGTTTCCGTTCTGTCTACCTTAGACCCGAAATGGCATAAACCGATCATATATCCTGCTGCTATTCTATCAACTAGCGAAAAGAAAGAAGAAGCCAAATCGTTTCTTTCCTATTTATTGAGTGAACCGTCACAAAAAATCCTTCACAACTATGGTTTTCAGAAAGTGGATGATCAATGA
- the modB gene encoding molybdate ABC transporter permease subunit, translated as MNASPLWLSLKIATIATIIVFIGGILLSRLISRKLFPGKSIVESILLLPLVLPPTVVGFGLLYLFGKNGWIGKWLLEWFDLQVVFTWTGAVIAAIVVSFPLMYQSAAAAFQNYDPNIENAALTMGASKLKVFFTISLPLAWPGLLAGLVLTFARALGEFGATLMIAGYIPGETDTIPLAIYFAVEAGRMEQAQMWVIVILCLGFSSVLWLNWWTKRKISPYQRD; from the coding sequence ATGAACGCTTCTCCTTTATGGCTTTCTCTTAAAATAGCTACGATTGCTACCATCATCGTTTTCATAGGAGGAATCCTATTATCAAGACTTATTTCTCGTAAATTATTTCCCGGGAAAAGTATCGTTGAATCTATCCTATTACTTCCATTGGTTTTACCTCCGACAGTAGTGGGTTTCGGACTGCTCTATCTGTTTGGTAAAAATGGATGGATAGGCAAGTGGCTGCTGGAATGGTTTGATCTTCAAGTGGTTTTTACGTGGACAGGAGCTGTCATTGCTGCGATCGTCGTCTCTTTTCCCTTAATGTATCAAAGTGCAGCGGCCGCCTTTCAAAACTACGATCCTAATATCGAAAATGCAGCGTTAACCATGGGTGCTTCAAAACTTAAAGTCTTTTTCACGATATCGCTCCCCCTTGCCTGGCCTGGGCTTCTGGCGGGTCTCGTCTTAACATTTGCTCGTGCACTAGGCGAATTTGGAGCAACGCTTATGATTGCCGGCTATATTCCGGGAGAAACCGACACCATTCCCCTTGCTATATACTTTGCTGTAGAAGCGGGACGAATGGAACAAGCCCAAATGTGGGTGATTGTCATTCTTTGTCTTGGATTTAGTTCGGTGTTATGGCTGAATTGGTGGACGAAAAGAAAAATATCACCCTATCAAAGAGACTAA
- a CDS encoding ATP-binding cassette domain-containing protein, with protein sequence MLEITIQKQLAHFHLDIHMTVENEIVILFGPSGSGKTTILNCIAGLTNPDQGQIQLNNRMLYAANEKPVPVQKRKVGYLFQDYALFPHMTVKKNIEYGAADRELTNQLTRVVGIEHLLNKYPRQISGGEKQRVALVRALATQPDLLLLDEPFSSLDTKTREECHQELKRLHEMWKIPIVMVTHDEYEAKKLGDRIIYMHRGQIINE encoded by the coding sequence ATGCTAGAAATCACCATTCAAAAACAACTGGCTCACTTTCATCTCGATATCCATATGACCGTAGAAAATGAAATTGTTATCCTATTTGGTCCATCTGGTTCCGGTAAGACGACGATATTGAATTGTATCGCCGGGCTTACCAATCCTGATCAAGGGCAAATACAGTTGAATAACAGAATGCTTTATGCCGCGAATGAAAAACCTGTTCCCGTGCAGAAGCGTAAGGTCGGATACCTGTTTCAAGACTATGCTCTCTTTCCACATATGACTGTAAAAAAGAATATTGAATACGGAGCTGCTGATAGGGAATTAACAAATCAGCTGACACGTGTGGTCGGAATTGAGCACCTCCTGAATAAATATCCTCGACAAATTTCAGGCGGAGAAAAACAACGTGTCGCTTTAGTGCGTGCATTAGCCACTCAGCCCGATCTTTTGCTTCTGGATGAACCCTTCTCCTCTTTAGATACTAAAACAAGAGAAGAATGTCATCAGGAATTAAAACGGCTGCATGAGATGTGGAAGATTCCAATCGTTATGGTAACCCATGATGAGTACGAAGCTAAAAAGCTGGGAGATCGTATCATCTATATGCATAGAGGACAGATCATAAACGAATAG
- a CDS encoding DUF6241 domain-containing protein: MAKDVNFYAAEVHNTIWEWKGGNVGKVTRLMSTTEEQQYIEIHFE, encoded by the coding sequence TTGGCGAAGGATGTCAATTTTTACGCAGCTGAAGTTCATAATACCATTTGGGAATGGAAAGGCGGAAATGTAGGAAAAGTAACAAGGCTCATGAGTACAACTGAAGAGCAGCAATATATTGAAATTCATTTTGAATAG
- a CDS encoding deoxynucleoside kinase has protein sequence MGQTPFIAVEGPIGVGKTSLSKKLASQFDFHLLKEIVEENPFLGKFYDNIEEWSFQTEMFFLCNRYKQLEDIDRKYLKLEKPVVADYHISKNMIFARRTLREDQFVKYSQIFDILTNDMPRPNIIVYLHASLDTLLERIRMRNRDVEANIQPSYLKQLSQDYEDFMNHFEATHPEIPIIRLNGDHLDFVKHQEDLNYIVDQVEQHLNKGEVIK, from the coding sequence ATGGGACAAACACCTTTCATCGCTGTTGAAGGGCCCATTGGGGTAGGGAAAACGTCTCTGTCTAAAAAGCTCGCCTCCCAGTTTGATTTTCATTTGCTGAAGGAAATCGTTGAGGAGAACCCGTTTTTAGGCAAGTTTTACGATAATATTGAAGAATGGAGTTTCCAGACGGAAATGTTCTTCTTGTGTAATCGTTACAAACAACTGGAAGATATCGATCGTAAGTATTTGAAGTTAGAAAAGCCGGTTGTTGCCGATTACCACATTTCTAAAAACATGATCTTCGCACGCCGCACGTTGAGAGAAGATCAATTCGTTAAGTACTCTCAAATTTTTGATATATTAACAAACGATATGCCACGACCGAATATCATTGTTTACCTGCATGCAAGCTTAGATACCTTGCTTGAGCGTATTCGGATGAGGAATCGCGATGTTGAAGCCAATATCCAGCCGTCCTATTTGAAACAATTATCACAGGACTATGAGGATTTTATGAACCATTTTGAAGCCACACACCCTGAGATTCCTATTATTCGATTAAACGGGGATCATTTGGATTTTGTTAAACATCAAGAAGATTTGAACTATATTGTTGATCAAGTCGAGCAACATTTAAATAAAGGAGAAGTTATCAAATGA
- a CDS encoding deoxynucleoside kinase, which translates to MNARERFGIPHDSVITIAGTVGVGKSTMTNALAKALNFRTSLEKVDTNPYLDKFYQDFERWSFHLQIYFLAERFKEQKKIFEYGGGFIQDRSIYEDTGIFARMHYEKGTMSETDYETYRNLFDAMVMTPYFPHPDLLIYLEGSFDDIVSRIKERGRPMEQETPIEYWEEMFNRYENWIDNFNSCPVLRLNIADYDVLNNEESIEPILEKIGHFIQQSRKWRSSHLLT; encoded by the coding sequence ATGAACGCACGTGAACGCTTCGGAATTCCCCATGACAGTGTGATCACGATTGCAGGAACCGTTGGAGTCGGTAAATCGACCATGACAAATGCCCTGGCGAAAGCACTGAATTTCCGTACTTCTTTAGAAAAAGTGGATACCAACCCTTACTTAGATAAGTTTTATCAAGACTTCGAGCGTTGGAGCTTCCATTTACAAATATATTTTTTAGCAGAACGTTTTAAAGAACAAAAGAAAATTTTTGAATACGGTGGAGGATTCATCCAGGATCGCTCCATTTATGAAGATACAGGCATTTTTGCTCGTATGCATTATGAAAAAGGAACCATGTCTGAAACGGATTACGAAACGTATCGTAACTTGTTTGATGCGATGGTTATGACACCTTATTTCCCGCATCCGGACTTGCTTATCTACTTGGAAGGTTCTTTTGACGATATCGTCAGCCGCATTAAAGAACGCGGTCGTCCTATGGAACAAGAAACTCCAATTGAATATTGGGAAGAGATGTTTAATCGCTATGAGAACTGGATTGATAATTTCAATTCATGTCCAGTTCTTCGATTGAATATTGCAGACTACGATGTGCTGAACAACGAAGAAAGCATCGAGCCGATTCTTGAAAAGATTGGACATTTTATTCAACAATCACGGAAGTGGCGCTCCAGCCATCTCCTAACTTAA
- a CDS encoding NUDIX hydrolase: MGYVEDLRAIVGNRPLIFVGSVVIVVDDRDRVLLQQRRSPHGVWGLPGGLMELGESTEEVAKREVYEESGLIVDDLKLLNVYSGKDQFIRAENGDEFYVVTTAYFTRSFSGDMKVDPDESLQFQFISADKLPDQMIGSHRTMLKEYIINQNRKN, from the coding sequence TTGGGATACGTTGAAGATTTACGTGCGATCGTAGGTAATAGGCCGTTAATATTTGTCGGTTCTGTAGTCATTGTTGTCGATGATCGCGATAGGGTTTTGCTCCAGCAGCGGAGGTCCCCGCATGGAGTTTGGGGGCTACCAGGCGGTCTGATGGAATTAGGGGAAAGTACAGAAGAAGTCGCTAAACGGGAAGTCTACGAAGAATCTGGTTTAATTGTAGATGATCTTAAGCTATTGAACGTCTATTCTGGAAAAGATCAATTTATTAGAGCGGAAAACGGTGATGAATTTTACGTGGTGACAACAGCTTATTTTACTCGATCGTTTTCAGGCGATATGAAGGTAGACCCAGATGAATCGCTCCAATTTCAATTTATTTCTGCAGATAAGCTTCCTGATCAAATGATTGGCAGTCATAGGACAATGCTTAAAGAATATATCATAAATCAAAACCGAAAAAATTAA
- a CDS encoding NAD(P)-dependent oxidoreductase, whose product MKIIVFGATGGTGKEFVKQALGAGHYVTAFVRTPSKLQVDHERLTIIQGDALNKIDVDRAVEGHETVVSCLGAEGLKPSTVLEEMAQNIVLAMQKHGLRRILYVASAGIYKEIPGFLGWMSQRLLKNVLEDHRRAVNTIMAADLNYTIARPMRLDDGALTKEYRSTEGIVPENGKRINRSDVAHFLLTALEEEKWMRETVGLAN is encoded by the coding sequence ATGAAAATTATTGTGTTCGGTGCCACTGGAGGCACAGGGAAAGAATTCGTTAAACAAGCGTTGGGAGCAGGACATTACGTCACCGCTTTTGTCCGAACCCCTTCCAAATTGCAAGTAGACCACGAGCGGCTGACTATCATTCAGGGGGATGCCCTCAATAAAATTGATGTAGATCGAGCTGTAGAAGGACATGAGACTGTCGTTTCCTGTTTGGGTGCAGAAGGATTGAAACCTTCAACCGTTTTAGAGGAAATGGCCCAAAACATCGTGCTCGCTATGCAAAAACACGGACTAAGGAGAATTCTTTATGTCGCCTCAGCAGGCATATATAAGGAGATTCCTGGATTTCTTGGCTGGATGTCTCAACGCCTATTAAAAAATGTGTTAGAAGATCATAGGAGAGCTGTCAATACGATTATGGCTGCTGATTTAAACTATACAATCGCACGCCCAATGCGGTTAGATGATGGAGCACTGACGAAAGAGTATCGCTCGACAGAAGGTATTGTACCGGAAAATGGGAAACGAATTAACAGGAGTGATGTTGCCCACTTCTTACTCACTGCTTTAGAAGAAGAAAAATGGATGAGAGAAACGGTTGGCCTCGCAAACTAA
- a CDS encoding MFS transporter — translation MGSQTERVHASTVQHKQETNTFALLALAISAFGIGTTEFVPVGLLSAIAGDLSISITLAGLLISSYAVGDPVLTALTNKMNRKSLLMALMVIFILGNSMAAFSTSFGLLLTARIVTAFSHGIFFSIGSTIAASLVPEHKRASAIAFMFTGLTVATVTGVPLGTFIGQTFGWRATFGGVALLGVIGIIASALLVPKNLEEAPSAKFKEQMRILKNEKIVLAFIITALGYGGTFVAFTYLAPLLEKVTGFNPSFVSVILLIYGVAVAIGNTVGGKVSNQNPLKALFWMLVLQSIVLLIMTFTIPFKAIGLVVIFLMGLFAFMNVPALQILVVNLAEKYIPSAVNVASALNIAAFNVGIAIGSFVGGVVVDSMGLIHTPWIGALMVAGAVLLTSILTKLEK, via the coding sequence TTGGGATCACAAACTGAAAGAGTCCATGCATCTACTGTTCAGCATAAACAAGAAACGAATACGTTTGCGCTGCTTGCCCTTGCGATCAGTGCGTTTGGAATTGGTACGACAGAATTTGTGCCTGTTGGATTATTATCAGCCATTGCCGGAGACCTGTCTATCTCGATTACTCTTGCTGGTCTTTTAATTTCGAGTTACGCTGTAGGGGATCCTGTGCTGACTGCACTGACAAATAAAATGAATCGGAAAAGCCTGCTTATGGCACTTATGGTTATTTTTATATTAGGAAATTCAATGGCTGCTTTTTCTACAAGTTTTGGTTTATTGCTCACTGCTCGAATTGTTACAGCTTTTTCTCATGGGATCTTCTTTTCGATTGGTTCCACAATTGCAGCAAGTCTAGTCCCTGAGCATAAACGGGCAAGCGCAATTGCCTTTATGTTCACGGGCCTTACGGTAGCTACAGTGACTGGTGTACCTCTAGGGACATTCATCGGTCAAACCTTTGGATGGAGGGCTACCTTTGGAGGAGTTGCCTTACTAGGAGTCATCGGAATCATTGCCAGTGCTCTTCTCGTACCGAAAAATCTTGAAGAAGCACCATCAGCTAAATTCAAAGAACAAATGAGAATATTGAAGAATGAAAAAATTGTTCTTGCCTTTATCATCACAGCTTTAGGTTATGGCGGCACGTTTGTTGCCTTTACGTATTTAGCTCCGTTACTCGAAAAAGTTACAGGTTTTAACCCGAGCTTTGTCAGTGTGATCTTGCTCATTTATGGTGTAGCAGTAGCGATCGGTAATACGGTCGGTGGCAAGGTCTCAAATCAAAACCCGCTAAAAGCTCTGTTTTGGATGCTTGTCCTACAATCAATTGTTCTACTCATAATGACGTTTACGATTCCTTTCAAAGCGATCGGTCTCGTTGTTATCTTCCTTATGGGGTTATTTGCTTTTATGAATGTTCCTGCTTTGCAGATTTTAGTTGTAAATCTGGCAGAAAAATATATCCCATCAGCTGTTAACGTTGCCTCTGCTTTAAACATTGCTGCCTTTAATGTCGGAATAGCTATCGGCTCCTTTGTTGGAGGAGTGGTTGTGGATTCTATGGGGCTGATTCACACACCTTGGATTGGAGCACTTATGGTGGCAGGTGCGGTTCTGTTAACGAGTATTCTTACAAAATTAGAAAAATGA